From a single Planctellipticum variicoloris genomic region:
- a CDS encoding M14 family zinc carboxypeptidase, whose product MNAAGWLCVALLAGPPASLETAERPGWSVLIRPHNYDPRDPWDYTRRQGRPAPGNRVDGPLWNRPANSPVVLSQPIPAVIPVPTVEQRVLALGYSVRGAPIVMYVFGTGEQRLLIFAAIHGDESNTAGVARRLIEELETEPRVPEGCSVAVIPVANPDGLVKRTRQNSREIDLNRNFPARNFAVGKKGRYFGGDEASSEPETLALIKAIELFGPQAIISLHCIARGRHGNNYDGPGESLAAALAEKNGYAVLKSIGYPTPGSFGSWAGVDRQLPTITLELPADLGEEQAWGENREALLAVVGGAGWAETGK is encoded by the coding sequence ATGAATGCGGCGGGATGGCTGTGTGTGGCGTTGCTGGCGGGACCGCCGGCAAGTCTGGAGACCGCGGAACGGCCTGGCTGGTCGGTGCTGATCCGGCCGCACAACTACGATCCCCGCGATCCCTGGGATTACACCCGCCGGCAGGGGCGACCGGCCCCCGGCAACCGCGTCGACGGCCCCTTGTGGAACCGGCCGGCGAACTCTCCCGTTGTCCTGTCGCAGCCAATTCCAGCGGTTATTCCAGTTCCCACCGTCGAACAACGGGTGCTGGCGCTGGGCTATTCGGTGCGGGGCGCACCGATCGTGATGTATGTTTTCGGGACCGGGGAGCAGCGATTGCTGATCTTTGCCGCCATTCATGGCGATGAGTCGAACACCGCGGGGGTGGCCCGGCGACTGATCGAGGAGCTGGAGACGGAGCCGCGAGTCCCGGAAGGGTGCTCGGTCGCCGTGATTCCGGTCGCAAATCCCGACGGGCTGGTGAAGCGGACGCGGCAGAACTCGCGGGAGATCGACCTGAATCGCAACTTCCCGGCCCGCAACTTCGCCGTCGGGAAGAAGGGGCGGTACTTCGGCGGGGACGAGGCGTCGAGCGAACCGGAGACGCTGGCGCTGATCAAGGCGATCGAGTTGTTCGGGCCGCAGGCAATCATCTCGCTGCACTGCATCGCCCGCGGCCGGCATGGGAACAACTACGACGGCCCCGGGGAGTCGCTCGCCGCGGCGCTGGCGGAGAAGAACGGCTACGCCGTGCTGAAGTCGATCGGGTATCCCACGCCGGGGAGTTTTGGTTCGTGGGCGGGAGTGGACCGGCAGTTGCCGACGATCACGTTGGAGCTGCCGGCCGATCTCGGCGAGGAGCAGGCGTGGGGGGAGAATCGAGAGGCGCTGCTGGCGGTTGTTGGCGGTGCGGGGTGGGCCGAGACGGGAAAGTGA
- a CDS encoding spherulation-specific family 4 protein: protein MLIRVVILAGCLLSVADGQDAAEHRAKAQAFHLRAQEKTGVLVPMYVYPANVHTNAEYNRLIELKRRYETVPFWVIVNPASGPGNQVDANYTKAIDRLQGAGCVTLGYVSTAYGKETVADVQADIDEWLKLYPRIQGIFFDEMLYEDTEAAGARQVRLNQYARQRGLWPTVANPGAETPERFFAEDAADVIVVHEGNAWPEEARLKGDYFGGYADYPPFTRAVLLHSLPKLDVAGLAMARKYVRWVYVTDRPFDPQNPEKLNPWDRLSSHLEAVCRELDGTAK from the coding sequence ATGCTGATTCGAGTCGTCATCCTGGCCGGCTGCCTGTTGAGCGTCGCGGACGGTCAGGATGCGGCCGAGCACCGGGCGAAAGCCCAGGCGTTTCATCTGCGGGCTCAGGAAAAGACCGGCGTGCTCGTGCCGATGTACGTCTACCCGGCGAATGTTCACACGAACGCCGAGTATAACCGGCTGATCGAGCTGAAGCGGCGGTACGAAACCGTCCCCTTCTGGGTCATCGTGAATCCGGCGTCCGGGCCCGGAAACCAGGTCGACGCCAACTATACCAAGGCGATCGACCGGCTGCAGGGGGCCGGGTGCGTCACGCTGGGGTACGTCTCCACCGCCTATGGCAAGGAAACCGTCGCAGACGTGCAGGCGGATATCGACGAATGGCTGAAGCTCTACCCGCGGATTCAAGGCATTTTCTTCGATGAAATGCTCTACGAGGATACGGAGGCCGCCGGGGCCCGGCAGGTGCGGCTGAACCAGTATGCCCGGCAGCGGGGACTGTGGCCGACGGTCGCCAATCCCGGCGCCGAGACCCCCGAACGGTTCTTTGCCGAAGACGCTGCGGACGTGATCGTGGTCCACGAAGGAAACGCCTGGCCTGAGGAAGCCCGGCTCAAGGGGGATTACTTCGGCGGCTATGCCGACTATCCCCCGTTCACGCGGGCGGTCCTGCTGCATTCGTTGCCGAAGCTCGATGTCGCCGGCCTGGCGATGGCGCGGAAGTATGTCCGGTGGGTCTATGTGACGGACCGCCCGTTCGATCCGCAGAATCCTGAGAAGCTGAATCCGTGGGATCGGTTGTCGAGCCATCTGGAGGCAGTGTGCCGGGAGCTGGACGGAACGGCGAAATGA
- a CDS encoding FRG domain-containing protein, producing MAKLSYDQVVHTILIASAAEFLAYLRRSNGHWWENRECPWIFRGQWDAEWKLEPSAFRRIGGSPFRKLWETFRTTIKPGSADWEFDVRAQWMAESEALAQFAELARAARLPISSSPLRPWVVPAGRGNPGRNHFFAREDNTFDHMCPDLPIGPLAQHHGVPTRLIDFTKDPVLAAYFATLAPTSADDELPESLAVWAFNSTSWVFRQFLSEVVFIDSVDGGFDVDDYMLNQEGCFVLLKQAARFRSSIGEWPTLERVLELFVDRINAGEDSDAQRWPIVAAREPCPFPLLRKVELPHSETRKLAELLEREGISLAHLMPTFDNVARTLQARWSMME from the coding sequence TTGGCTAAGTTGTCGTACGATCAAGTTGTCCACACGATTTTGATTGCTTCGGCAGCAGAGTTTCTCGCTTACCTGCGAAGGTCAAATGGCCATTGGTGGGAGAATCGAGAGTGCCCTTGGATTTTTCGCGGACAATGGGACGCTGAATGGAAGCTGGAGCCTTCGGCATTCCGGCGAATTGGAGGAAGTCCATTTCGGAAGCTTTGGGAGACGTTTCGAACGACGATAAAGCCGGGTTCCGCGGACTGGGAATTCGACGTGCGCGCCCAGTGGATGGCCGAATCTGAAGCTCTCGCACAGTTCGCAGAACTGGCTCGCGCGGCGCGATTGCCGATTAGTTCGTCGCCACTCCGTCCGTGGGTGGTTCCAGCCGGAAGAGGTAATCCTGGGCGCAATCATTTCTTTGCGAGAGAGGACAATACGTTTGACCATATGTGCCCTGACCTGCCGATTGGCCCGCTTGCGCAGCATCACGGCGTTCCTACACGCTTGATCGACTTCACGAAGGATCCCGTTCTTGCTGCCTACTTTGCCACTTTAGCGCCGACTTCCGCCGATGATGAATTGCCTGAATCGCTAGCGGTGTGGGCGTTCAATTCAACGAGTTGGGTCTTCCGGCAATTTCTCAGTGAGGTGGTATTCATTGATTCCGTCGATGGCGGATTTGATGTCGACGACTACATGCTGAATCAAGAGGGGTGTTTCGTCTTACTGAAGCAAGCCGCACGATTTCGCTCGTCGATCGGCGAATGGCCCACATTGGAACGTGTACTCGAGTTGTTCGTCGACCGGATCAATGCCGGTGAAGACTCAGATGCTCAACGCTGGCCAATTGTCGCGGCCCGCGAGCCTTGCCCGTTTCCGTTACTGCGGAAAGTCGAGCTTCCCCATTCGGAAACGCGAAAGCTCGCTGAACTGTTGGAGCGCGAGGGGATTAGTCTTGCGCACTTGATGCCGACATTCGACAATGTGGCACGAACGCTTCAGGCTCGCTGGTCGATGATGGAATAG
- the mgtA gene encoding magnesium-translocating P-type ATPase: protein MDSPQKLAASTNPPWSAPLSEILASVSTTVAGLSTDQAIQRRGPAVRRESSTWRTLRLLGAQFASPIVLILLFSATLSIFLRDASDAIIILGIMLASGGLGFWQEYSAASAVDRLLSLVTARARVFRDGHLVEIPTAEVVPGDILELSAGSTLPGDCRLIEAQDLFVNESALTGETFPGEKHPADLPPSTSLNARTNMVFQGTSVISGSARVVVVATGASTEFGRIAGRLRLRTPETEFERGVRRFGYFLMEVTLVLLLGIFAIHLVLRHPALEAFMFALALAVGLTPQLLPAIISVNLAHGARRLARQDVIVRRLSSIENFGSMDILCSDKTGTLTAGTVEVQSVTDFAGVASPRALRLARLNATLETGFSNPIDVALRQVPGDDLSAVRKLDEIPYDFLRKRLSLLVRDGDQRVLITKGALKNVLEVCTAAESVSGERMPLAQVRSSIECRFQELSAQGLRTLGVACRVVLQDRVTRADEAEMTFVGFIALHDPPKPGIADTLRRLQDMGVRLKMITGDNHLVAANVAGQVGLNTANLLRGEDLRHFSDDALRRRVEDTDVFAEVEPNQKERIILALKRAGHVVGYIGDGINDATALHAADVGISVDQAVDVAKEAADIVLMKPDLNVLCDGIQEGRVTFANTMKYVFMATSANFGNMFSMAGTSLFLPFLPLLPKQILLMNLLTDIPEMTIAQDAVDSEQLQHPRRWNIGEIQRFMLVFGPLSSVFDFLTFGVLLLVLHADQATLRTGWFVESVVSAALVVLVIRSRRPFWRTRPGRGLLIGTVLVALATIALPYLPFADDLGFAPLPALTLAAMLAIVAMYAASAELVKHWFYASLSRRGQ from the coding sequence GTGGATTCCCCGCAGAAGCTCGCCGCATCGACAAATCCCCCCTGGTCCGCTCCGCTTTCGGAGATCCTGGCCAGCGTCAGCACGACGGTCGCGGGATTGTCGACCGATCAGGCGATCCAGCGTCGCGGTCCCGCCGTCCGCCGCGAATCGTCGACCTGGCGAACGCTCCGACTGCTCGGCGCGCAGTTCGCCAGTCCCATCGTCCTGATCCTGCTCTTCTCCGCCACGCTCTCGATCTTTCTGCGAGACGCCTCCGACGCGATCATCATTCTGGGGATCATGCTCGCCAGCGGCGGACTCGGTTTCTGGCAGGAGTACAGCGCCGCCAGCGCCGTCGACCGTTTGTTGTCGCTCGTGACGGCGCGCGCCCGCGTCTTCCGCGACGGCCACCTCGTCGAAATCCCGACTGCCGAAGTCGTCCCAGGCGACATCCTCGAACTGTCGGCTGGTTCGACGCTGCCGGGCGACTGTCGCCTGATCGAGGCGCAGGACCTGTTCGTCAATGAGTCCGCTCTGACCGGCGAAACCTTCCCCGGCGAGAAGCACCCCGCCGACCTCCCTCCGTCGACATCCCTAAACGCCCGCACGAACATGGTCTTCCAGGGAACCAGCGTCATCAGCGGCAGCGCCCGCGTGGTCGTCGTCGCCACAGGAGCCTCGACGGAATTCGGTCGCATCGCGGGCCGCCTGCGACTGCGCACACCCGAAACCGAATTCGAACGGGGAGTCCGGCGATTCGGCTATTTCCTGATGGAGGTCACGCTGGTCCTGCTGCTCGGGATTTTCGCCATTCATCTCGTCCTGCGGCATCCGGCCCTCGAAGCCTTCATGTTTGCGCTGGCACTGGCGGTCGGTCTGACGCCGCAGCTCCTGCCGGCGATCATCAGCGTCAACCTGGCTCACGGCGCGCGTCGGCTGGCCCGGCAGGACGTCATCGTCCGCCGGCTGTCGTCGATCGAAAACTTCGGCAGCATGGACATCCTCTGCTCAGACAAGACCGGGACGCTGACCGCCGGCACCGTCGAAGTCCAATCGGTCACCGATTTCGCCGGCGTCGCCAGTCCACGGGCACTCCGGCTGGCCCGCCTCAACGCCACCCTCGAAACCGGCTTCAGCAATCCGATCGACGTCGCGCTGCGGCAAGTCCCCGGCGACGACCTGTCCGCGGTGCGGAAGCTCGACGAAATCCCCTACGACTTCCTCCGCAAACGCCTCAGCCTCCTCGTCCGGGACGGCGACCAGCGCGTGCTCATCACAAAAGGCGCGCTGAAGAACGTCCTGGAAGTCTGCACCGCGGCGGAATCGGTTTCGGGCGAACGTATGCCACTGGCGCAGGTTCGTTCTTCCATCGAATGTCGATTCCAGGAACTGAGCGCACAGGGTCTACGCACGCTCGGCGTTGCCTGTCGAGTGGTCCTTCAGGATCGCGTGACCCGCGCTGATGAAGCCGAGATGACTTTCGTGGGCTTCATCGCCCTGCACGATCCTCCCAAACCCGGCATCGCCGACACCCTCCGCCGACTGCAGGACATGGGGGTCCGCCTGAAAATGATCACGGGCGACAATCATCTCGTCGCAGCGAATGTGGCCGGTCAAGTGGGACTGAATACCGCCAACCTGCTTCGCGGCGAAGACCTCCGGCACTTCAGCGATGACGCCCTGCGCCGCCGGGTCGAAGACACGGATGTGTTCGCCGAGGTCGAACCGAACCAGAAGGAACGGATCATCCTTGCGCTCAAACGGGCCGGGCATGTCGTGGGCTACATCGGCGACGGGATCAACGACGCCACCGCGCTGCACGCCGCCGATGTGGGGATTTCCGTCGATCAGGCGGTCGACGTCGCCAAGGAGGCCGCCGACATCGTCCTGATGAAGCCAGATCTCAACGTCCTGTGCGACGGCATTCAGGAAGGCCGGGTGACGTTCGCGAATACGATGAAATACGTCTTCATGGCGACGAGCGCAAACTTCGGCAACATGTTCAGCATGGCCGGCACATCGCTCTTTCTCCCCTTCCTGCCGCTATTACCGAAGCAGATTCTGCTGATGAATCTGCTGACCGACATCCCCGAGATGACCATCGCCCAGGACGCCGTCGATTCGGAGCAACTCCAGCATCCCCGCCGCTGGAACATTGGCGAAATTCAGCGGTTCATGCTGGTCTTCGGCCCGCTCAGCTCGGTCTTCGATTTTCTGACGTTTGGAGTTCTGCTGCTGGTCCTGCACGCCGATCAGGCCACGCTCCGCACCGGCTGGTTTGTCGAATCCGTCGTCTCGGCGGCGCTGGTCGTGCTGGTGATCCGCAGCCGCCGTCCGTTCTGGCGGACCCGCCCCGGCCGCGGACTCCTGATCGGGACAGTGCTGGTCGCCTTGGCCACGATCGCATTACCGTACCTGCCGTTCGCCGACGACCTCGGGTTCGCCCCGCTTCCCGCGCTGACGCTGGCCGCCATGCTGGCGATCGTTGCTATGTACGCGGCGTCCGCGGAGCTTGTGAAGCACTGGTTCTACGCGTCGCTCAGCCGGCGCGGGCAGTGA
- a CDS encoding sugar O-acetyltransferase → MPTELARMLAGELYNPHDAELVAMRQRARDLCWDLNATRESDVDLRRQILRQLFGAGGETVWLQPPYFCDYGIHISLGEKVFFNFNCVVLDVCRVTIGDRTLFAPAVQIYAATHPLDAVLRRTQESGKPVTIGSDCWIGGGAIICPGVTIGDRTVIGAGSVVTRDIPAGVIAAGNPCRVLRTIDASVANGSSPEVQAPGGAA, encoded by the coding sequence ATGCCCACCGAACTTGCAAGAATGCTCGCCGGCGAATTGTACAACCCGCACGATGCGGAACTGGTCGCGATGCGGCAGCGGGCGCGGGATCTCTGCTGGGATCTGAATGCGACGCGCGAGTCGGATGTTGACCTCCGGCGGCAGATTCTGAGGCAACTGTTCGGGGCGGGCGGTGAAACGGTCTGGCTGCAGCCGCCATACTTCTGCGACTACGGCATCCATATTTCGCTCGGCGAGAAAGTCTTCTTCAACTTCAACTGCGTGGTGCTGGACGTCTGCCGGGTGACGATCGGCGATCGGACGCTGTTTGCCCCCGCCGTGCAGATTTACGCAGCGACGCACCCCTTGGATGCCGTACTGAGGCGGACGCAGGAATCGGGCAAGCCGGTGACGATTGGTTCGGACTGCTGGATCGGCGGCGGGGCGATCATCTGCCCCGGCGTGACGATCGGCGACCGGACTGTGATCGGAGCCGGGAGCGTGGTGACACGGGACATTCCGGCAGGAGTGATCGCGGCGGGAAATCCCTGCCGGGTACTGCGGACGATTGACGCATCCGTCGCAAATGGTTCGTCGCCGGAAGTGCAGGCCCCCGGCGGCGCGGCCTGA
- a CDS encoding TerC family protein, whose translation MFWLWTGFIGFILLMLALDLGVFHRKAHAVSMREAIAWSAVWISLGLAFSGFVYFGYDGHWFELGTHADAVDGVVNDGRSAVEKYLTGYVVEKSLSVDNIFVIAMIFQAFAIPPIYQHRVLFWGITCALILRGLMIAAGAAFIARFHWILPAFGIILIVTGLKMLFLRSEKNDLKNNVAVWLARRLLPLTNRCHGEHFVVRAGAPASRETAVPHRARLPDDAVNQAAPGTLMLTPLALALLVVEATDVIFAGDSIPAIFAITADPFLVFTSNVFAILGLRSLYFALVGMLDRFCYLKVSLAAILLVIGLKMTLADQFRSYFGDHFNVSLLGLVLLILATGIAASLIRSQSKRRDRTRESQFIDRDASAGSRWKSGKSGPA comes from the coding sequence ATGTTCTGGCTGTGGACGGGATTCATTGGATTCATCCTCCTGATGTTGGCGCTCGACCTGGGCGTTTTTCATCGCAAGGCGCACGCCGTATCGATGCGCGAGGCGATCGCCTGGTCCGCGGTCTGGATCTCTCTCGGACTGGCGTTCTCAGGATTCGTGTATTTCGGCTATGACGGCCATTGGTTCGAGCTGGGGACTCACGCCGACGCTGTCGACGGAGTCGTCAATGACGGCCGGAGCGCTGTCGAGAAATATCTGACAGGGTATGTCGTCGAAAAGTCGCTGAGCGTGGATAACATCTTCGTGATCGCGATGATTTTCCAGGCGTTTGCGATTCCCCCGATTTACCAGCACCGCGTCCTGTTCTGGGGGATCACCTGCGCGTTGATATTGCGGGGGCTGATGATTGCGGCCGGCGCGGCCTTCATCGCCCGGTTTCACTGGATCCTCCCCGCATTCGGGATCATTCTGATCGTCACCGGCCTCAAAATGCTGTTCCTGCGGTCCGAAAAGAATGACCTGAAGAACAACGTGGCGGTGTGGCTGGCCCGCCGCCTCCTTCCGCTGACGAACCGGTGTCACGGGGAGCATTTCGTGGTCCGGGCCGGCGCTCCGGCGTCCCGCGAGACCGCCGTTCCCCATCGAGCCCGCCTTCCGGACGACGCCGTCAATCAGGCCGCGCCGGGGACGCTGATGTTGACTCCGCTGGCGCTGGCCCTGCTGGTGGTCGAAGCGACGGACGTCATCTTTGCGGGGGATTCCATCCCGGCGATCTTCGCGATTACCGCGGATCCGTTTCTCGTCTTTACGAGCAACGTGTTCGCGATCCTGGGACTGCGTTCGCTGTACTTTGCGCTGGTCGGGATGCTGGATCGATTCTGCTACCTCAAGGTTTCGCTGGCGGCGATCCTGCTGGTGATCGGGCTCAAGATGACCCTGGCGGACCAGTTCCGCTCGTACTTCGGCGACCATTTCAATGTTTCGCTGCTGGGACTGGTGCTGCTGATCCTGGCCACCGGGATCGCGGCGTCGCTGATCAGATCGCAATCCAAACGCCGCGACCGAACCCGTGAGAGTCAGTTCATCGATCGAGATGCGTCGGCCGGGAGCAGGTGGAAATCGGGCAAATCCGGACCGGCGTGA
- a CDS encoding RNA polymerase sigma factor encodes MFHTTRWSLVQAAGGAQSSVAREAIGALSETYWYPLYAYARRQGCAAGDVEDRIQGFFAFVLEGDVLTAADPLRGRFRSFLLKSFQNFLRSEHRRETSLKRGGGRVVQSLDVARAEERYSLEPADVATPERLFERQWALTLLQATQDEVRAEYEAKGQGTLFAALEAHLRQDQSLVPYVELGQLLGLSEEAIKSAAHRLRKRYRELLRSAVADTLADAADVDDELRLLLQAVG; translated from the coding sequence ATGTTCCACACCACACGGTGGAGTCTGGTCCAGGCCGCCGGCGGAGCCCAGAGCTCCGTCGCGCGGGAGGCCATCGGGGCGCTCAGCGAAACCTACTGGTACCCCCTCTACGCCTACGCCCGCCGGCAGGGGTGCGCGGCCGGCGATGTGGAGGACCGGATTCAGGGGTTCTTTGCCTTTGTGCTGGAAGGGGACGTCTTGACCGCGGCGGATCCGCTGCGGGGACGGTTCCGGTCGTTTCTGCTCAAGTCGTTTCAGAATTTTCTGCGGTCGGAACACCGCCGGGAGACTTCGTTGAAGCGCGGAGGCGGGCGAGTCGTCCAGTCGCTGGATGTCGCCCGGGCGGAGGAGCGGTACTCGCTGGAGCCGGCCGACGTGGCGACGCCGGAGCGGCTGTTCGAACGGCAGTGGGCGCTGACCCTGCTGCAGGCGACGCAGGACGAAGTCCGGGCCGAGTACGAGGCGAAGGGGCAGGGGACGCTGTTCGCGGCCCTGGAAGCCCATCTGCGGCAGGACCAGTCGCTGGTTCCGTATGTCGAGCTGGGGCAACTGCTTGGGCTCTCCGAGGAGGCGATCAAGTCGGCGGCTCATCGGCTGCGGAAACGGTATCGGGAACTGCTGCGGAGTGCGGTGGCGGATACGCTGGCTGATGCGGCAGACGTCGACGACGAACTGCGATTGCTCCTGCAGGCGGTCGGGTGA
- a CDS encoding serine/threonine-protein kinase gives MTSSATNCPQCGTAFPTGYAAPLCPACLLKLGFESRDPSAGPATSPYQPRFLAPTPEELAPRFPQLEILERIGAGGMGVVYRARQKELDRIVALKILRPDFGPEANFAERFQREARALARLSHPHIVTVHDFGRIDDVYYFVMEYIDGVNLRQLEKAGQLTPTQALALVPQVCEALQYAHEQGVVHRDIKPENILITRDGRVKIADFGLAKLAGHAEQSHLTGTWQVMGTPHYMAPEQVERPTEVDHRADIYSLGVVFYEMLTGELPLGRFPLPSSKAQLDIRLDDVVLRSLEKSPERRYQHATDVQTDVEQIRQTRGKKTTKPVERFAGEPDVVRKRVLASLELPANALIIVGLVEFFITVVYLFLIPPLAPLLMVVPAFTIWTGLTLKTGENLQSTVIGGCVSLIPVSFLWPVKAAICVASWMVLRHPPARAAFGQIGWREGEAWQTIQDWFRQTWIATRGGAATLWQATWNRIPSPASAHAAVAAVKEHAAQLPERAAPAMRTVAAVIRHPIPRGVVAWAFWSVVWSAWCIFAMMLTVELTDLSSGRYRAEHERLFTTTGLLLAVGWVLGEIVLVWNGVTQCLLRMSGQPASRISGPRRALFAASGAALLMSVLLLIGEALGAADRWSDWYDLQNPAGFGEVALVQLLFALCCGLSAVLLRWPAVRWVTRILLLLAVAFPAALLLAMSVDRGHAPPVALTLWPTAMSLPAVLWGFWGTRREPAKTIEPAAPVQPAEPSGLASTTV, from the coding sequence ATGACCTCTTCCGCCACGAACTGCCCCCAATGCGGAACCGCGTTTCCCACCGGGTATGCCGCGCCGCTTTGCCCGGCGTGTCTGTTGAAACTGGGATTTGAGAGCCGGGATCCTTCGGCCGGCCCGGCGACGTCCCCCTATCAACCCCGGTTTCTGGCTCCCACGCCTGAAGAGCTGGCCCCGCGCTTTCCGCAACTGGAAATTCTGGAGCGGATCGGCGCCGGCGGCATGGGAGTCGTCTATCGGGCCCGGCAGAAGGAGCTGGACCGGATTGTCGCACTCAAGATTCTGCGCCCCGACTTCGGTCCGGAAGCAAACTTCGCCGAGCGGTTCCAGCGCGAAGCCCGGGCGCTGGCTCGTCTGAGTCATCCCCACATCGTCACCGTCCACGACTTCGGCCGGATCGACGACGTCTATTATTTCGTGATGGAGTACATCGACGGCGTGAATCTGCGGCAGCTCGAAAAGGCCGGGCAGCTCACGCCGACCCAGGCGCTGGCCCTGGTCCCGCAGGTCTGCGAAGCGCTGCAGTACGCCCACGAGCAGGGGGTCGTGCATCGGGACATCAAGCCCGAAAACATTCTCATTACCCGCGACGGGCGGGTGAAGATTGCGGACTTCGGGCTGGCCAAGCTGGCGGGACACGCCGAGCAGTCGCACTTGACGGGCACCTGGCAGGTGATGGGGACGCCGCACTACATGGCCCCCGAGCAGGTCGAGCGGCCGACAGAAGTCGACCACCGAGCCGATATCTACTCGCTCGGCGTCGTCTTCTACGAGATGCTGACGGGGGAACTGCCGCTGGGACGGTTTCCGCTGCCGTCGAGCAAGGCGCAGCTCGACATCCGGCTGGACGACGTGGTGTTGCGGTCGCTGGAGAAGTCGCCCGAACGGCGGTATCAACATGCGACGGATGTGCAGACCGACGTCGAGCAGATCCGGCAGACACGGGGGAAGAAAACCACGAAGCCCGTCGAGCGGTTCGCCGGTGAGCCGGACGTCGTCAGAAAGCGGGTGCTGGCGAGTCTGGAACTGCCGGCCAATGCGTTAATCATCGTGGGGCTGGTCGAGTTCTTCATCACCGTGGTGTATCTCTTCCTGATCCCGCCACTCGCGCCGTTGCTGATGGTGGTCCCGGCTTTCACGATCTGGACCGGGCTGACACTGAAAACTGGAGAGAACCTTCAATCAACCGTGATCGGAGGATGCGTCAGCCTGATCCCTGTGTCGTTCCTCTGGCCGGTCAAGGCGGCGATCTGTGTCGCCTCCTGGATGGTGCTGCGACATCCGCCGGCTCGAGCGGCGTTCGGGCAGATCGGATGGCGGGAGGGAGAAGCCTGGCAGACGATCCAGGATTGGTTCCGGCAGACCTGGATCGCGACTCGCGGAGGAGCCGCGACGCTCTGGCAGGCGACCTGGAACAGAATTCCAAGCCCGGCATCCGCTCATGCGGCGGTCGCGGCGGTCAAAGAGCACGCCGCACAACTTCCCGAACGAGCGGCCCCGGCGATGCGGACCGTCGCGGCGGTGATCCGGCATCCGATTCCGCGGGGAGTCGTCGCCTGGGCATTCTGGTCGGTCGTCTGGTCGGCCTGGTGCATCTTCGCGATGATGCTGACGGTGGAACTGACCGACCTGAGTTCCGGTCGCTACCGGGCGGAACACGAGCGGCTGTTTACGACGACGGGACTGCTGCTCGCGGTCGGCTGGGTGCTGGGGGAAATCGTCCTGGTCTGGAACGGTGTCACGCAGTGCCTTTTGCGAATGAGCGGCCAGCCCGCATCACGGATCTCCGGGCCACGACGAGCCTTGTTTGCCGCCTCGGGAGCGGCACTGCTGATGTCGGTCCTGCTGCTGATTGGCGAAGCCTTGGGAGCGGCCGACCGCTGGTCGGACTGGTACGACCTGCAAAACCCGGCCGGCTTCGGCGAAGTGGCCTTGGTGCAGCTCCTGTTTGCGCTCTGCTGCGGACTGTCGGCCGTGCTGCTGCGCTGGCCTGCAGTCCGCTGGGTCACGCGCATCCTGCTGCTGCTCGCGGTCGCGTTTCCGGCGGCGCTGCTGCTGGCAATGTCCGTCGACAGGGGTCACGCCCCACCCGTCGCACTGACACTCTGGCCGACGGCGATGTCGCTTCCCGCTGTCCTCTGGGGCTTCTGGGGGACTCGGCGGGAGCCAGCCAAAACAATCGAACCAGCCGCGCCGGTTCAACCTGCAGAGCCGTCCGGGCTGGCCAGCACCACTGTGTAG
- a CDS encoding VOC family protein: protein MRPQPLLCVHDVEATSRWYQQLLGCQSAHGGPEYERLEANGTLILQLHRWDVDHDHGPIGNPAARPYGNGVLLWFEIDDFDAALARAEALQAEVVLPRHRNPPDGDGGPNHWELWIRDPEGYTVVLASPDGSAG, encoded by the coding sequence ATGCGCCCCCAGCCCCTCCTCTGCGTCCACGACGTTGAAGCCACGAGCCGCTGGTATCAGCAACTGCTCGGCTGCCAGAGCGCCCACGGCGGCCCGGAGTACGAGCGGCTCGAAGCCAACGGAACCTTGATCCTCCAGCTCCATCGCTGGGATGTCGATCACGACCACGGTCCCATCGGTAATCCCGCGGCCAGGCCCTACGGCAACGGCGTCCTGCTGTGGTTCGAGATCGACGATTTCGACGCCGCCCTTGCGCGGGCCGAAGCGCTGCAGGCCGAAGTTGTCCTGCCCCGGCACCGCAATCCCCCGGACGGCGACGGCGGCCCCAACCACTGGGAGCTGTGGATTCGCGATCCTGAAGGCTACACAGTGGTGCTGGCCAGCCCGGACGGCTCTGCAGGTTGA